A genomic region of Erythrobacter sp. SCSIO 43205 contains the following coding sequences:
- a CDS encoding tautomerase family protein: protein MPHISVSLWPGKSALQHQALSDAIVKSVVQTLGYGEDAISVGFAEVDPADWMEKVFQPEIAGRWTTLTKQPGYGPDVP from the coding sequence ATGCCGCACATCTCCGTTTCTCTCTGGCCAGGTAAGTCTGCATTACAACACCAAGCATTGAGCGACGCGATCGTCAAAAGCGTGGTTCAGACCCTTGGGTATGGTGAGGACGCAATTTCCGTCGGTTTTGCCGAAGTCGACCCTGCCGACTGGATGGAAAAAGTGTTTCAACCCGAAATCGCAGGGCGCTGGACCACCCTTACGAAGCAGCCGGGCTATGGTCCCGATGTGCCCTAA
- a CDS encoding helix-turn-helix transcriptional regulator: MNDTAKSNASRNDRQIATVAAIVVVQAIAAVFFLMDAVADLVDGEWGLHIVSEVIIAFALLAGVVLGAWQTKRMIEQARRDAETLLVAQGAVAELLDMRFRQWRLSEAEAEVALFALKGCEVAEIASLRGVTEGTVRAQLTSIYSKSGVSSRHALLSLFFDDLIVQGSAPD, encoded by the coding sequence ATGAACGATACCGCCAAATCTAACGCTTCGCGCAACGACCGTCAGATTGCGACGGTCGCTGCCATCGTGGTCGTTCAGGCTATCGCGGCCGTATTTTTTCTGATGGATGCTGTTGCAGACCTCGTTGACGGCGAGTGGGGTCTGCACATTGTCAGTGAGGTGATCATTGCCTTTGCGCTGCTCGCCGGTGTCGTCTTGGGCGCGTGGCAAACCAAGCGTATGATTGAACAGGCGCGGCGCGATGCAGAAACCCTGCTTGTTGCGCAAGGTGCGGTAGCTGAACTGTTGGATATGCGGTTTCGTCAATGGCGGCTGAGCGAAGCGGAAGCAGAAGTCGCGCTTTTTGCACTTAAGGGCTGCGAGGTTGCGGAAATAGCGAGTTTGCGCGGAGTTACCGAGGGAACTGTGAGAGCGCAGCTGACTTCGATCTATTCAAAGTCCGGGGTATCCTCTCGCCATGCATTGCTGAGTTTGTTTTTCGATGATCTCATTGTTCAGGGCTCAGCTCCAGATTGA
- a CDS encoding amidohydrolase family protein, whose product MPDRITSWHSSPTKPRFTPPPGAVDAHCHVFGPMALHSFSPKAKYLPQDAGPEMLFALRDHLGFSRNVIVQASCHGTDNAATLDAIAKSDGKARGVAVVDPAIADNELAALHDGGIRGIRFNFLKRLVDDAPKDKFLEVAGRLPKDWHVVIYFEADILEEMRAFIDAVPVPVVVDHMGRPDVSQGPDGPEMRAFRSLLDSRSDIWFKPTCPDRLDAIKEGGRGDPWDAFASAVAPLVSDYADRCIWGTDWPHPNMQDEIPDDGHLVDMIPRIAPTEELQRKLLVTNPMKLYWPEQCE is encoded by the coding sequence TTGCCTGACAGAATCACCAGCTGGCACTCAAGCCCGACCAAGCCACGGTTCACTCCGCCACCGGGAGCAGTAGATGCGCATTGCCATGTCTTCGGTCCTATGGCGCTGCATTCTTTCAGTCCCAAAGCCAAATACTTGCCTCAGGATGCTGGGCCGGAAATGCTTTTTGCTCTGCGCGATCACTTGGGCTTTTCGCGCAATGTGATCGTTCAGGCGAGTTGCCATGGAACCGATAACGCCGCGACCCTTGATGCGATTGCCAAGTCCGATGGAAAGGCGCGCGGGGTGGCAGTGGTCGATCCGGCAATCGCGGACAACGAGCTGGCCGCGCTGCACGACGGCGGCATTCGTGGCATTCGCTTCAACTTTTTGAAGCGGCTGGTCGATGACGCGCCGAAGGACAAATTCCTCGAAGTGGCTGGCCGCCTGCCCAAAGACTGGCATGTCGTGATTTACTTCGAGGCGGATATCCTTGAAGAAATGCGCGCTTTCATAGACGCGGTTCCGGTTCCGGTGGTGGTCGATCACATGGGTCGGCCTGACGTTTCCCAAGGGCCCGATGGCCCGGAGATGCGCGCGTTCCGCAGCTTGCTCGACAGCCGAAGCGACATCTGGTTCAAACCGACCTGTCCGGACCGGCTTGATGCCATCAAAGAAGGCGGGCGGGGTGACCCGTGGGATGCCTTCGCTTCCGCAGTCGCGCCGCTTGTGTCGGACTACGCCGATCGCTGTATCTGGGGTACGGATTGGCCGCACCCCAATATGCAGGATGAAATTCCGGACGATGGACATCTTGTCGATATGATCCCGCGTATTGCGCCGACAGAAGAGCTTCAGCGCAAGTTGCTCGTGACCAACCCGATGAAGCTGTACTGGCCTGAGCAATGTGAGTGA
- a CDS encoding cupin domain-containing protein, whose amino-acid sequence MKHLATLATAATAAAAVLLGPSVIKAKERGENLEISRKNEQKTIEGPEEYFTGKATISGQFEREDPSRLTGAIVHFEPGARTAWHSHPLGQTLIVTEGVGWTQVEGEEKVEFYEGDILLCPKDKKHWHGATPTQAMTHIALQEALDGTNVTWMEKVTDEQYLGDGDEG is encoded by the coding sequence ATGAAACATCTCGCGACATTGGCCACTGCCGCAACAGCAGCAGCAGCAGTACTGTTGGGTCCCTCCGTGATCAAAGCAAAAGAACGAGGTGAAAACTTGGAAATTTCACGAAAGAACGAGCAAAAGACAATTGAAGGTCCGGAAGAATATTTCACTGGCAAGGCGACCATTTCTGGTCAGTTTGAGCGTGAGGATCCTTCGCGCCTGACCGGAGCCATCGTTCATTTCGAGCCCGGCGCACGGACCGCATGGCACTCACACCCGCTTGGACAGACACTGATTGTAACGGAAGGCGTCGGCTGGACCCAAGTAGAGGGCGAAGAAAAAGTAGAGTTCTACGAAGGGGACATCTTGCTTTGCCCTAAAGACAAAAAACACTGGCACGGCGCTACACCAACCCAAGCGATGACACATATTGCCCTACAGGAAGCGCTGGACGGGACAAACGTAACTTGGATGGAAAAAGTCACCGACGAGCAATACCTCGGCGACGGAGACGAGGGCTAA
- a CDS encoding cytochrome b/b6 domain-containing protein, which yields MEERKTKSSRWDPIVKLTHWGVAGLIICNALIVGEGSIAHIYAGYFLAGLLFLRLIWGFVGPTSARFASFPPSPRQALVHIGDLLASKKAPHVSHNPLGALMAYALWACLSVIIASGIAMAGPPPKIAFPTSISEVVQEGEHQSGEQYEEEYEESEADEVFEEAHEIAVNLLYVLIFLHILGVVFETARSGRRTVTSMLPGGK from the coding sequence ATGGAAGAACGCAAAACGAAAAGCAGCCGGTGGGACCCAATAGTAAAGCTCACACATTGGGGTGTCGCCGGCTTGATCATCTGCAATGCCTTGATTGTCGGAGAAGGATCAATTGCGCACATTTACGCTGGCTATTTTTTGGCTGGCTTGCTGTTTCTACGGCTGATTTGGGGGTTTGTTGGACCCACTTCGGCTCGCTTCGCATCGTTCCCGCCTAGCCCTCGACAGGCCCTTGTGCACATCGGCGACTTGCTTGCCAGCAAGAAAGCGCCGCACGTTTCGCATAATCCCTTGGGTGCTCTGATGGCTTACGCACTTTGGGCCTGTCTCAGCGTCATAATCGCCAGCGGAATAGCGATGGCAGGTCCGCCTCCAAAAATCGCATTTCCGACAAGCATCAGCGAAGTGGTGCAGGAAGGCGAGCATCAGTCCGGCGAGCAATACGAGGAGGAATACGAAGAGAGCGAGGCCGACGAAGTTTTCGAAGAAGCGCACGAGATCGCGGTGAATCTCCTTTACGTGCTCATATTTCTGCATATCCTCGGAGTCGTGTTCGAGACCGCGCGTAGTGGCAGACGGACAGTGACTTCGATGCTTCCAGGAGGAAAATGA
- a CDS encoding LysR family transcriptional regulator: protein MRYGGSMQISRADLSDFAYFMAVARHRSFRKAAQEMGVTPSAVSHALTALEERRGVRLLNRTTRSVTLTAAGEDLFQTIAEPLQTIADASINLDRLRDSPAGRVRINVLEDAAPLLLGPVMPIFVERYPEVQLDVSVTNRLVDVIAKGFDAGIRYGGTVPEDMVAQRLSPRLRWLAAASPTYLEKFGTPLHPDELSAHRCVGIRLGNDALYHWEFERDGEEISVETPGPISVDESHSVVEFGRAGVGVIYGLEAVFRPHFDRGDLVPLFEDWASTSQGFHMYYSSRRQVPTALRLLVDLIRELRPLGM, encoded by the coding sequence ATGAGATATGGTGGTTCGATGCAGATCAGCCGCGCCGACTTGTCCGACTTCGCCTATTTCATGGCCGTTGCGCGTCATCGCAGCTTTCGCAAGGCCGCCCAAGAGATGGGTGTCACACCCTCCGCCGTGAGCCACGCACTCACGGCTCTTGAAGAGCGCCGCGGTGTCCGATTGTTGAACCGTACAACCCGCAGTGTCACTCTAACCGCCGCTGGCGAAGATTTGTTTCAGACCATAGCTGAACCGCTTCAGACTATCGCCGATGCCTCGATCAACCTTGATCGTCTACGCGATAGCCCAGCTGGACGGGTAAGGATCAATGTGCTCGAAGACGCTGCGCCTTTATTGCTGGGACCGGTCATGCCAATTTTCGTGGAGCGGTATCCTGAGGTGCAACTCGACGTCAGCGTAACCAATCGGCTAGTGGACGTAATCGCCAAAGGTTTCGATGCGGGTATCCGGTACGGCGGGACAGTTCCGGAAGATATGGTGGCGCAACGCCTGTCACCTCGTTTGCGTTGGTTGGCTGCGGCTTCGCCAACTTATCTTGAGAAGTTTGGCACTCCTTTACATCCCGACGAGCTCTCAGCTCATCGTTGCGTTGGGATTCGCCTTGGTAATGATGCACTTTACCACTGGGAGTTTGAGCGGGACGGGGAAGAAATATCCGTCGAGACACCCGGGCCGATCAGCGTGGATGAGAGTCATTCTGTTGTTGAATTCGGCCGCGCTGGAGTGGGGGTCATCTATGGCTTGGAGGCAGTATTTCGGCCACATTTCGATAGAGGCGATCTGGTGCCGCTCTTCGAAGATTGGGCATCTACGAGCCAAGGGTTCCACATGTATTATTCGAGCCGACGACAGGTTCCTACGGCGTTGCGGCTTCTCGTCGATCTTATCCGTGAGCTGAGGCCATTGGGGATGTAG
- a CDS encoding methyl-accepting chemotaxis protein — protein MDNLRIPRRLGVSFAILIGAAAVVMIFCAVSLMMISNVTSRNNASQEILADVLTLETSLLRQNSQLRGFLVTGDELYLKSYYEGRDDYDRVSPLLENLLEDPALKSLVRESREETLKWRRDWGDKYVAIVRSGERARAQEEIREAGKKVLVSAAVLPLREVRDTIQATITEQSERQETVVTMGWLALGLGAAAIIGIALFLGRSLTRSIARPVAQMTQTMTVLAQGNTTVDIQGTDRRDELGEMAAAMLVFRNAAQERDKSVREREEAMAKIGQSLAAVANADLTVRLHDMPDSFTDVTDDFNEAMQRLSQVMIGVQSSVETIDLASGEIQQATNDLANRSEIQVSHLQSSADAMKRLSSQVEEYAEIAAQVSAAMVEARGEAENGGAVVAKAIAAMDEAQAASAEISKINEMIDAIAFQTNLLALNAGVEAARAGETGKGFSVVASEVRALAQRSLESAGAIKERVDTVAKHVRTGVELVNETGGALDTIIGRVAAVTDSVTNIANGATEQSHALKKVGQGIHAMDDMTQQNAAMVEQTSAATTNLRHEARQLAASFAEFKIENSTPASISKVDLRLAS, from the coding sequence TTGGACAACCTTCGAATTCCGCGCAGGCTGGGCGTGTCGTTCGCAATCCTCATCGGCGCTGCGGCGGTCGTGATGATCTTTTGCGCCGTCAGCCTGATGATGATCTCAAACGTGACGTCACGAAACAATGCAAGTCAGGAAATTCTGGCCGATGTTCTGACGCTTGAGACTTCCCTCTTGCGGCAAAACAGTCAGCTTCGCGGGTTTCTCGTCACGGGTGATGAGCTGTATCTCAAATCCTATTACGAGGGCCGAGACGATTATGATCGCGTATCGCCGCTGCTGGAGAACCTCCTCGAAGACCCCGCTCTTAAATCACTGGTTCGCGAATCGCGTGAAGAAACCCTGAAATGGCGGCGCGATTGGGGCGACAAATATGTTGCGATTGTCAGGTCCGGCGAACGCGCAAGGGCGCAGGAAGAAATCCGCGAGGCGGGCAAGAAGGTGCTCGTGAGCGCTGCTGTACTCCCATTGCGAGAGGTGCGAGACACAATCCAGGCCACCATCACCGAGCAAAGCGAACGTCAGGAAACCGTTGTCACCATGGGTTGGCTGGCTCTGGGATTGGGCGCTGCTGCGATTATCGGGATCGCGCTTTTCCTTGGCCGCTCTCTCACACGTTCGATTGCAAGGCCGGTGGCTCAGATGACGCAGACCATGACTGTGCTCGCCCAAGGCAACACAACGGTCGATATTCAGGGCACTGATCGCCGGGATGAGCTGGGCGAAATGGCGGCGGCTATGCTGGTGTTCCGGAACGCGGCTCAGGAACGCGATAAATCAGTGCGCGAAAGAGAAGAGGCGATGGCAAAAATCGGGCAGAGCCTTGCCGCTGTTGCCAATGCGGACCTTACCGTACGCCTTCACGATATGCCTGACAGTTTCACTGATGTGACCGATGACTTCAACGAAGCCATGCAGCGTCTCAGCCAGGTTATGATCGGGGTCCAGAGCAGTGTGGAGACAATCGACCTTGCTTCGGGCGAAATTCAGCAGGCGACCAATGACCTCGCGAACCGCAGTGAGATCCAGGTGTCTCATCTGCAATCTTCCGCCGATGCGATGAAGCGGCTCAGTTCACAGGTCGAGGAATATGCCGAGATTGCAGCTCAAGTGAGCGCGGCGATGGTCGAGGCTCGCGGCGAAGCCGAGAACGGCGGCGCAGTCGTGGCAAAGGCGATTGCTGCCATGGACGAGGCACAGGCTGCGAGTGCGGAAATCTCGAAGATCAACGAGATGATCGATGCAATCGCGTTTCAGACCAATCTTCTTGCCCTCAATGCAGGGGTAGAAGCAGCGCGCGCAGGGGAAACCGGCAAAGGCTTCTCCGTCGTCGCCTCCGAAGTCCGGGCCCTCGCGCAGCGCTCTCTGGAATCAGCAGGCGCGATCAAGGAGCGGGTGGACACAGTCGCCAAGCACGTTCGCACTGGGGTCGAATTGGTCAATGAAACGGGCGGAGCGCTCGACACGATCATTGGCCGCGTCGCAGCCGTCACCGATTCTGTGACGAACATTGCGAACGGGGCGACTGAGCAATCTCATGCACTCAAGAAGGTCGGACAAGGCATTCACGCGATGGACGATATGACCCAGCAAAACGCAGCCATGGTGGAACAGACCAGCGCAGCGACGACCAACCTTCGTCACGAGGCACGCCAACTCGCCGCTTCGTTCGCCGAGTTCAAGATCGAGAACAGCACTCCCGCCTCGATCAGCAAGGTCGATCTGCGCTTGGCATCTTGA
- a CDS encoding aldo/keto reductase → MSLQETYTLNNGVKIPKIGFGTWMIEDDKAAQAVSEALEVGYRHIDTAQAYENERGVGEGIANSSVPRDEIFVTTKLVAEIKSYDEAVEAIDGSLEKLGLDMIDMMIIHSPQPWEEFREGKHFFEGNLEAWRALEEALKAGKLRAIGVSNFEQVDLANILDNSDTPPAVNQVLAHIGNTPFDLIEYANEKNILTEAYSPFGHGEILERSQISEIAAKYDVSVPQLAVRYLLQLGLLPLPKTTTRDHMKNNAEVDFTISDTDFEALKALEPLEDYGDASDFPVYAKSRS, encoded by the coding sequence ATGAGTTTGCAAGAGACATACACCCTGAACAATGGAGTAAAAATTCCGAAGATCGGTTTTGGCACGTGGATGATTGAGGACGACAAGGCCGCGCAAGCCGTAAGCGAAGCGTTGGAAGTAGGCTATCGTCATATTGATACTGCACAGGCGTACGAAAACGAGCGCGGCGTCGGCGAAGGCATTGCCAACAGCTCTGTGCCGCGCGACGAAATCTTCGTCACCACAAAGCTTGTCGCCGAGATCAAATCGTACGACGAAGCTGTAGAGGCGATCGACGGTTCTCTTGAGAAGCTCGGCCTCGACATGATCGACATGATGATCATCCATAGCCCACAGCCGTGGGAAGAGTTTCGCGAAGGCAAACACTTTTTTGAGGGCAATTTGGAAGCTTGGCGCGCACTCGAAGAGGCGCTCAAGGCCGGCAAATTGCGCGCTATCGGTGTTTCCAATTTCGAGCAAGTTGACCTCGCGAATATATTGGACAATTCAGACACGCCTCCTGCGGTGAACCAAGTCTTGGCTCATATCGGTAATACGCCGTTCGACTTGATCGAATATGCGAACGAGAAAAATATCCTGACCGAAGCCTATTCGCCATTTGGTCACGGCGAGATTTTGGAACGTTCGCAAATTTCCGAAATCGCGGCAAAATACGATGTTTCTGTTCCTCAGCTTGCCGTTCGATACCTGCTGCAACTCGGCTTGCTTCCGCTTCCTAAAACGACGACGCGTGATCATATGAAGAACAATGCCGAAGTCGATTTCACTATCAGCGATACTGACTTTGAAGCTTTGAAAGCGCTCGAACCGCTGGAGGACTACGGTGATGCAAGCGACTTCCCGGTCTATGCCAAAAGCCGAAGCTAA
- a CDS encoding DUF3237 family protein, protein MRSTPRLAPSPKVQRSGKQGAPRARVLHQADRRAVEAAGEQVPLAEYYMRTAIRLDCSHPDYDWVNRALFVSSGGKVGTQVLLDVYHVLGSQTENYSTLRIVQLARKLDENNSTVHRTDR, encoded by the coding sequence ATGCGCTCAACGCCTCGCCTCGCACCATCTCCAAAGGTGCAAAGGTCGGGGAAGCAAGGTGCCCCCCGCGCTCGAGTTCTTCACCAAGCTGACCGTCGAGCTGTCGAAGCGGCGGGCGAGCAAGTTCCGCTAGCAGAATATTATATGCGCACCGCGATCCGCCTCGATTGCAGCCACCCCGATTACGATTGGGTGAACCGGGCGCTCTTCGTTTCCTCTGGTGGTAAGGTTGGAACGCAAGTATTGCTCGATGTCTACCACGTGCTTGGAAGCCAGACGGAGAATTACAGCACGCTGCGTATCGTGCAGCTTGCCCGGAAGCTCGACGAGAACAACTCGACAGTCCATCGGACGGACCGATAA
- a CDS encoding CHAT domain-containing protein has product MNSHSGTMATWGKLFAYMALAALATFSLNAVPSSKARAQTYDEAQIAEVVQSLSPFPPDIKMPASSELYAMGMQLRGISDPKGSFFRLNAIADLIELSEATFGPEHPFTGRLLIAQANELISAQALNEADATLDRAEAIISRRLDSDDSAFVTLRSARIDVLSLRGQHLKQSAAVDELENWVNQHQPDDEKIALVVANARSGALYFLGSFAGAATLGARVLDDTARIYGDESAQFASALASQVQNLVAAGRLAEAEALLTSRSPMAALDPEKDRIAIAVLHRAKARVLESKLDYAGAKDAYSLAYDGLSAAEYRLAGARINPDYETFGAVRTALDMRRLYYDQHHVLGLSAPGWPTQVWLKVEIEGTEHLSWRIDLDEPFTITNRIEAMVARNNAMHNERSSRDLDLAEKFWRELLRFTREGTGAQSVASAEVKINLADNMLKNFRPFAAQEEAEAARAIIVPELGENHPLALRAQSIAAIALVRQGRRDLARSAIDTVLEATWNAGEPLKDVFARILVERDSLLRLDRDERARHQFWEKWGPRAQTLQLYTAFEQYEQVAEALLYQAQASTNLGMCPTAAEKAQIRAAAQSLRITPPGGGEPYIPSLLLRTAQISDQIIAETIACGGAEPGQLYAFLKDQLNNRADFASNESGQAMVSRYDRWARLLVRDPAFGVDKDHTDLAYIFLSRAQSMAERQIKNARDGAGGNTADARQRRVLASEGVGLDFRYALETRLLANWRFAQAQQGKSGDDPDYLFNLNVLGRDGFDEAFEAAQLLRIDGNSQALALASARAAAPNPDLRVLVSEYQSLSAELFRLLGAGSSADSNVDAVQQRHAQLAQQIENEFPAYYDFAAPAPLTHNEVEAALSEGEGLLTILTVGEDVYVFAAQHNPIGERAWHRIEGGAEEVEILVEFLRCDLDPVECGLNAAVQTRGGGGGEAVEEWVGYAFNRNAAFDLYNMLIAPVAHVFEPGRFNDRVETLYVVTSGAISALPLSVLLTEKPQDDGFDSSGNVFRDAPWLSNRFDLAYLPSVPDLAGTARRDFQASGFVGYGDPVLAPPSDEAEPGKRGASLFVETRGGGTMADRDALMSMKSLKGAAAELSAVGALFTESGRLVTRDRATEANVKRDPDLAGAQIILFSTHGVLPDPRVGFAEAGLVFTPPDESSPDDDGLLSASEAAALDFTSELVILSACNTATQGTFSGADSLSGLARSFIFAGARSVYATHWQVNDTITKELILAAIDIGLRRPDLSRSEALSLAMDAIRTGRHVDGRPIKGWTPDWAHPSAWAPFVTITSVAREPGK; this is encoded by the coding sequence TTGAATTCGCATTCTGGCACTATGGCGACTTGGGGCAAGTTATTCGCATATATGGCGCTCGCGGCATTGGCGACTTTCTCGCTGAACGCTGTTCCAAGCAGCAAAGCTCGCGCGCAGACCTATGACGAAGCACAGATTGCCGAAGTCGTGCAGTCGCTTTCGCCCTTTCCGCCCGACATCAAAATGCCCGCCAGTTCTGAACTCTATGCGATGGGGATGCAGCTTCGCGGCATTTCCGATCCCAAGGGATCTTTTTTCAGGCTGAACGCGATCGCCGACCTGATTGAGCTTTCCGAAGCGACATTCGGACCCGAACATCCTTTCACCGGAAGGTTGTTGATCGCGCAGGCAAACGAGTTGATCAGCGCGCAGGCTCTCAATGAAGCCGATGCCACGCTTGACCGCGCCGAAGCCATAATATCACGGCGGCTGGATAGCGATGATAGTGCATTCGTCACCTTGCGGTCTGCCCGGATTGATGTGCTCAGTTTGAGGGGGCAGCATCTTAAACAAAGTGCAGCGGTCGACGAGCTGGAAAATTGGGTCAATCAGCATCAGCCCGATGATGAAAAGATCGCCTTGGTGGTCGCAAATGCGCGTTCGGGCGCATTGTATTTTCTGGGCAGTTTCGCGGGTGCCGCCACGCTTGGCGCGCGCGTCCTTGACGACACTGCGCGGATCTATGGCGATGAGAGTGCGCAATTCGCATCTGCGCTTGCCAGTCAGGTGCAAAATCTCGTCGCCGCTGGGAGGCTGGCAGAGGCGGAAGCGCTTTTGACGTCCCGCTCTCCCATGGCGGCGCTCGACCCTGAGAAAGATCGTATCGCCATCGCCGTGCTTCACCGGGCGAAAGCGCGAGTTCTTGAATCAAAGCTCGACTACGCCGGCGCGAAGGATGCCTACAGCTTGGCTTATGACGGGCTTTCCGCAGCCGAATACAGGCTCGCCGGGGCGCGCATAAATCCCGACTACGAAACGTTCGGAGCGGTCAGGACTGCGCTTGATATGCGGCGGCTCTACTATGACCAGCATCATGTGCTGGGCCTGTCGGCACCGGGCTGGCCGACACAGGTTTGGTTGAAGGTTGAAATTGAGGGGACCGAGCATCTGAGCTGGCGCATTGACCTTGATGAGCCGTTTACGATCACCAACCGCATCGAAGCCATGGTCGCCCGCAACAACGCCATGCACAATGAACGCTCCTCGCGCGATCTCGACCTTGCTGAAAAGTTCTGGCGCGAATTGCTGCGCTTTACGCGGGAGGGAACAGGCGCGCAGAGCGTCGCGAGCGCGGAAGTAAAGATCAATCTCGCCGACAATATGCTCAAAAACTTCCGCCCCTTTGCCGCGCAGGAGGAGGCCGAAGCTGCCCGTGCCATCATCGTTCCAGAGTTGGGCGAAAACCATCCGCTGGCTCTGCGCGCGCAGTCTATCGCCGCTATCGCTCTGGTGCGGCAGGGGCGACGCGACCTCGCGCGCTCCGCAATCGATACCGTTCTGGAGGCAACATGGAATGCTGGCGAGCCGTTAAAAGACGTCTTTGCGCGCATATTGGTTGAACGTGACAGTCTGTTGCGGCTCGACCGCGATGAAAGGGCGCGGCATCAATTCTGGGAAAAATGGGGACCGCGGGCTCAAACGCTGCAACTCTACACGGCTTTCGAACAATATGAGCAGGTGGCAGAAGCTCTGCTTTATCAGGCGCAAGCGAGCACGAACCTGGGTATGTGCCCAACCGCAGCCGAAAAAGCGCAGATTAGAGCTGCCGCGCAAAGCTTGCGTATCACTCCACCCGGCGGTGGGGAGCCCTATATCCCGTCATTGCTGCTTCGAACCGCTCAAATCAGCGATCAGATCATAGCGGAGACGATTGCATGCGGCGGGGCCGAGCCGGGTCAATTGTATGCGTTTTTGAAAGACCAGCTCAACAATCGCGCCGACTTCGCTTCGAATGAAAGCGGTCAGGCGATGGTTTCACGCTATGATCGCTGGGCGCGATTGCTGGTCCGCGATCCGGCATTCGGGGTGGACAAGGATCACACCGACCTTGCGTATATATTCCTCTCTCGCGCGCAATCCATGGCGGAGCGGCAGATCAAGAATGCGCGCGATGGCGCCGGTGGCAATACCGCGGACGCGCGTCAGCGCCGGGTCCTGGCGAGCGAAGGAGTTGGGCTCGATTTTCGCTATGCACTCGAAACCCGTCTGCTCGCCAACTGGCGGTTCGCTCAAGCTCAGCAGGGTAAAAGCGGGGATGATCCGGATTATCTCTTCAACCTGAACGTTCTTGGCCGCGACGGGTTTGACGAGGCATTCGAAGCCGCGCAGCTTCTTCGTATCGACGGCAACTCACAGGCGCTCGCTCTGGCCTCCGCGCGCGCCGCCGCGCCCAATCCGGATCTTCGTGTTCTCGTCAGCGAGTATCAGTCCCTGAGTGCCGAGCTGTTCCGGCTGCTTGGGGCGGGCAGCAGTGCGGACAGCAATGTCGACGCGGTTCAACAACGCCACGCGCAGCTGGCGCAGCAGATCGAGAACGAATTTCCCGCTTATTATGACTTTGCCGCCCCTGCGCCGCTCACCCATAATGAAGTCGAAGCAGCGCTCAGCGAAGGCGAGGGCTTGCTGACGATCCTGACCGTGGGCGAAGATGTCTACGTCTTTGCCGCACAGCATAATCCAATCGGTGAGCGTGCTTGGCATCGGATCGAGGGCGGGGCTGAAGAAGTCGAAATATTGGTCGAGTTTCTGCGTTGCGACCTTGATCCGGTGGAATGTGGCTTAAACGCGGCCGTGCAAACACGAGGTGGGGGCGGCGGTGAGGCTGTCGAAGAGTGGGTGGGCTATGCTTTCAACCGTAACGCTGCTTTCGATCTCTACAATATGCTCATCGCGCCGGTCGCGCATGTATTTGAGCCGGGGCGTTTCAACGACCGGGTTGAGACACTCTATGTGGTGACAAGCGGAGCGATCTCTGCCTTGCCGCTTTCGGTTCTTCTGACCGAAAAGCCACAGGACGACGGTTTCGATTCTAGCGGTAATGTGTTCCGCGATGCGCCGTGGCTGTCGAACAGATTCGATCTTGCCTATCTGCCGTCGGTCCCGGATCTCGCCGGAACGGCGCGCCGCGATTTTCAAGCGAGCGGCTTTGTTGGCTATGGCGACCCTGTGCTTGCGCCGCCTTCGGACGAGGCCGAACCGGGCAAGCGGGGCGCGAGCCTGTTCGTTGAAACGCGCGGTGGCGGAACAATGGCTGATCGCGATGCTCTGATGAGCATGAAAAGCCTCAAAGGAGCAGCGGCCGAGCTATCAGCGGTAGGAGCGCTGTTCACAGAGAGCGGGCGGCTTGTGACGAGGGACAGGGCAACCGAAGCCAACGTCAAGCGCGACCCCGATCTTGCCGGCGCGCAGATCATCCTGTTTTCCACTCACGGCGTCTTGCCCGATCCACGAGTAGGATTTGCCGAGGCTGGCCTGGTCTTCACGCCGCCAGATGAATCGTCACCAGACGATGACGGGCTTCTCTCCGCGTCCGAGGCAGCCGCGCTGGATTTTACATCCGAACTTGTCATCCTGTCTGCCTGCAACACAGCCACTCAAGGGACCTTTTCCGGCGCTGACAGTCTTTCAGGTCTGGCTCGTTCGTTCATCTTCGCCGGCGCGCGATCTGTTTACGCGACCCATTGGCAAGTGAACGACACGATTACGAAGGAGCTGATACTGGCCGCAATCGATATCGGTCTGCGCAGGCCCGATCTGTCGCGAAGCGAGGCGCTCAGCCTTGCCATGGATGCGATCCGAACGGGGCGGCACGTGGACGGAAGGCCGATCAAAGGCTGGACGCCGGACTGGGCGCATCCAAGTGCGTGGGCGCCGTTCGTTACCATAACGAGCGTTGCGCGAGAGCCCGGCAAATAG